The genome window TTGTGTCAGTTTTCATTTACGTCATTCTACTTTTATTAAATGTTGTTTATTGGAGGAGGGTTGTGATAAGAAGTAGGGGAAGTCTACCGTTGGCTTCTTCTAGATATGCGGTAATTAGCACTAAAAAGAAGGAAAGTAGAATGTGGATAATTCCCATCGTACTTGCCTGGGGAATCATGGCAATTACCTTGTTTTTTTGGCTATCTAATATATTCCTCTATACCTCAATTACTTCCTACTCACATTGGTCCTAGTGGTACAACTTTTCTCGTTAAGACACCTTTAAACTTTTACAAAGTCGAGATAATAAATGCTGTCATCTTAGGGTTATTAACAGTACTGGGAATATTAGTTACAAGGACTACTAATGTAGTTAACCCAGCATATCCAGAGAGAAGTTATTATGGATTTCTTAAATTTAAGGAGGGAGTTGCAACCATTACGGGGATTGCAGGAGTCTTTGTTAGTTCACTATATACTGCAATCTCACTCTTCATATGGACAATAATTAACTTAATCGAACTTGAAGTTTTGATAACCTTTCTCATATCTATACTCTTCACAATTCTCATAGTCTATGTGCTTAGAATTGGTATTGAAGGAGCTGGATATTTAAGAGATGTAATAGCTAATGATAACTTACTCAACGATGATAAGTATTGGAAAGGAGGAATAATATATGTTAATCCTAATGACCCGAGAATATGGGTTCCAAGAAGAAACGGTTTAGGTTACACGTTAAATTTCGGTCACGGGATCTCTATTTTGATCATTCTTGTTATAGTTTTTACTGTAGTAACTACGATAATCTTCGTTAGGTGATGGAAGATGAGCTTTGATCCCATTTATTTCCTAACCCCTATAGTGATGATCCTCTCTTTCGGAGTTGTATATAAGTTAGTTAATTGTGTAAAAGTGTTAGTGTTCTCTGCATTGGGGTTTTTCATAGCGATTATATTGAAGGTTTTAGTTCAATTTTTTACCCTAAGTTATCTAGTATCAATTAACAATTTAGTAATTTTAGGTTTATATTATGGGTTACAAACTTCTATGTTTGAAGTAGGTCTGGCATACGCTTTTGCTCGATTGGGGAGGCTAAAGAATGGTTGGGGTTACGGAGCTTCTTTAGCAATGTGGGAAAACGCAGTATTAATATCAATACCCGCGCTCTTTACGTACATGATTTATTACTTCTACCCTTTTCAGCAATCAGTTCCATCCCAACTAGAATATCCAGTTATACAAGCACTGCCAATCATTGGGTTGAGCATACTTGAGAGAATTTCATCACTTCTAATTCACTCGTCATGGGGATATCTTTCAGTGTTAAGTGTTATTACTAGAAGAAAAAGAATAATGCTTGCAACCTTTCCAATGGGTTTTGTAGATTTTCTGGTTCCGTTCACGAAATATTTTGAAACGTTAAAATTTGAGCTAATTGTATTCGGTATTGCATTGATTTGCTTAATTGTTGCTTGGTCTTTAGGTAGGCATTATCGCTCAACTTCTTCTAAGGGTACATGATTTGTGTCTATACCTTTGAAGAACCAGACTATTGTGGTAGCTCCGCCTATTCCCCATAATACGGTGTTAAACACTATGTAATCGGTTAAAGTAAAGGACTGAGTAATGTAAGTGGAAATAGCATATGCTGTAATTGGCACAAATCTGATAAGTCCTATCATGAATGCCCTAAGGTTCTTTGGCATTAATATTGGCTCGTAAATTGTCCTAATTGCCCAACCGAACTCGCTAAATAACATATTCACAAATAGTAATGAGTAAAACATTGCCAAGTTGAAGTTCTCTGTCAAGTATATTATTGGAATCATGCTAAGGGTTCCACCCACATATGATATTAAGGCAAATATTCTAGTCCTAATCTTATTCGCAATATAAGCTGCTATGAAGCCGGATATTGAAGCCCCTAAATTCGCTACGAAAATAATGAATGGAGTTTGTGATGAAGAAAAGTAATAGTCAGCTACCACAAATGCCATCAAACCGTAAGTTAAATATTGGGAAAGTCCAATTATTGCTAGGAATGCGTATCTCGAACCTAAACTCAATTTTTTCCCTACATTAACTTCTCTCACTTCTACTGTACCTTTCTTTAAAACTTTGCTTACTTCTACCTTTGCCTTATCTAAATTCCCTTTTACCTCTAACCATCTCACAGATTCTGGTAACAATAATCTAATAATAATTGCTGTAGCAATACCCAATATCGCGACTATGGAAATTGCTAGGAGTTCTATCACGAAAGAAGTAGTTGTGTTATAAGTTAGGTATCCTATTAGCGCAGCTACCATCGCCCCAATATTATCGAAATTTGGAGCCAATACCAGTATACTTTCTCTATACTTTAGAGGTATCATTTCTGCAGTGTAGGATAGCATTACTGGAACTTCTCCCTCAACACCAAACACTCCTAAAATTATCCCTAAGATTATTAGAATCAATGAGGGGAATTTAGCTAAGTTATCGGTATTAAAACCAGCCATAACTGTTGCTAAAACTAGTAGTATTGTCCCAATGGAGTATAGTGACATGGTTATGAAGAAAGTGGTCTTTCTGCCTAATTTCTTATCGGAAAGTAGTGAAAGGACTAAATCTCCCGCCAGTGTTGCGAAAGTTGGGGTTAGTAAGAATAGTACGCTATTTATATTGGGGTAAATCAAGGGAGCAATAGATGAGATAACTCCCCACATGAAATACCCTACTGCTAGCGAGGCAAACATTAGGGAATGTATTGAAGTCCATTTAGCCATATCTATTAATTTCTCAATACTTTTCTCCATGTGTAAAAATGATAATTAGCAACTTATAAAGTTACTTATTTTGAATATTTAATAAGGCATCACCAAATCAGTCCTGGGACCACTCTTCACCTATCAAGCCCTGCCCATATCTTCTTCTTTATGATAGTATAAAAACCTAATCTTCATATTTTTAGATAATAATTGTAATTGAAATTTAA of Sulfolobus sp. E5-1-F contains these proteins:
- a CDS encoding symporter yields the protein MSFDPIYFLTPIVMILSFGVVYKLVNCVKVLVFSALGFFIAIILKVLVQFFTLSYLVSINNLVILGLYYGLQTSMFEVGLAYAFARLGRLKNGWGYGASLAMWENAVLISIPALFTYMIYYFYPFQQSVPSQLEYPVIQALPIIGLSILERISSLLIHSSWGYLSVLSVITRRKRIMLATFPMGFVDFLVPFTKYFETLKFELIVFGIALICLIVAWSLGRHYRSTSSKGT
- a CDS encoding MFS transporter — translated: MEKSIEKLIDMAKWTSIHSLMFASLAVGYFMWGVISSIAPLIYPNINSVLFLLTPTFATLAGDLVLSLLSDKKLGRKTTFFITMSLYSIGTILLVLATVMAGFNTDNLAKFPSLILIILGIILGVFGVEGEVPVMLSYTAEMIPLKYRESILVLAPNFDNIGAMVAALIGYLTYNTTTSFVIELLAISIVAILGIATAIIIRLLLPESVRWLEVKGNLDKAKVEVSKVLKKGTVEVREVNVGKKLSLGSRYAFLAIIGLSQYLTYGLMAFVVADYYFSSSQTPFIIFVANLGASISGFIAAYIANKIRTRIFALISYVGGTLSMIPIIYLTENFNLAMFYSLLFVNMLFSEFGWAIRTIYEPILMPKNLRAFMIGLIRFVPITAYAISTYITQSFTLTDYIVFNTVLWGIGGATTIVWFFKGIDTNHVPLEEVER